A window from Lactiplantibacillus pentosus encodes these proteins:
- a CDS encoding glycosyltransferase family 4 protein: MYYFLNDNMQFSKSGIEQAEINRLNLFKKNQVAAKIVTRIFAMNLHDVLDGAQIADDDFVNLFDFFNGSTSVKRQAFNLADFEVPADAIKTRKDNQVQVVEHGKLIMIIYLRAGTEAISNVQYFDVNGRTLKMSWWDTRGFKCLEQLFDWDGKIAQEAYFGPDGLIHIEKIHLLNHAGQERVTWRVLNYHGQSHTFNGMNELTRFFYDELNQLTDEQNVFICDRTVECAWGLFNMKTPAKKALHLHNNHVSDANDILHSTLNNNYANALNNWQEWDAVISATPEQSKDVAARFGTAIPAFTIPVGYVTDATLAEQPVAFDQRQKHLVVHVARLAPEKQQNHSIEAFIEVHKQFPDAKLELWGYANGDIEKQLHAQVAAAHLEDVVLFKGYTTDVNAVYNRAQLGLLPSRAEGFSLMLLEAQAHGLPMVANDIKYGPSDIIQNHQSGELTTDGDVKQLTATIVDLLKDQDKLAKYSAQAYQNAKRYSEEAVFKKWQALLDYFAPAVTKAQ, translated from the coding sequence ATGTATTATTTCTTAAACGACAACATGCAGTTTTCAAAATCAGGAATCGAACAAGCTGAGATCAATCGGCTGAATTTATTTAAAAAGAATCAGGTCGCGGCTAAAATCGTGACACGAATCTTTGCCATGAATCTGCACGACGTTCTTGATGGCGCACAGATTGCGGATGACGATTTTGTCAATCTCTTTGACTTCTTCAATGGCAGTACCAGTGTCAAGCGCCAGGCGTTCAACCTCGCTGACTTTGAAGTGCCCGCTGACGCCATTAAGACGCGCAAGGACAACCAAGTTCAAGTCGTTGAACATGGTAAGTTAATCATGATTATTTACCTACGGGCTGGGACTGAGGCTATCAGTAACGTTCAGTATTTTGATGTTAATGGTCGAACGCTCAAGATGAGCTGGTGGGATACGCGTGGCTTCAAATGTTTGGAACAGCTTTTTGATTGGGACGGTAAAATCGCCCAGGAAGCTTACTTTGGTCCCGATGGGTTAATTCATATTGAAAAGATTCACTTGCTCAACCATGCCGGGCAAGAACGGGTGACCTGGCGGGTACTGAATTATCACGGTCAAAGCCATACGTTTAACGGAATGAACGAGCTGACTCGGTTCTTCTATGATGAATTGAATCAATTAACGGATGAACAAAATGTCTTTATCTGTGACCGGACCGTGGAATGTGCTTGGGGACTCTTCAATATGAAGACGCCCGCCAAGAAAGCCTTGCACTTACATAACAATCATGTGAGTGATGCTAACGATATTCTACATTCAACGCTCAATAACAACTATGCGAATGCCTTAAATAACTGGCAAGAGTGGGACGCGGTCATCTCAGCAACGCCTGAACAGAGTAAGGACGTCGCTGCCCGGTTTGGGACCGCGATTCCTGCGTTTACCATTCCAGTCGGCTATGTAACTGATGCGACCTTGGCTGAACAACCAGTGGCCTTTGATCAGCGCCAAAAGCACCTAGTTGTGCATGTCGCACGGTTGGCGCCTGAAAAGCAGCAGAATCATTCAATTGAAGCCTTTATTGAAGTTCATAAGCAATTCCCAGATGCCAAGCTCGAGCTGTGGGGCTACGCTAACGGTGATATTGAAAAGCAATTGCACGCACAGGTTGCGGCGGCCCACCTAGAAGATGTCGTGCTGTTCAAGGGTTACACCACGGATGTCAATGCGGTCTACAATCGTGCTCAATTGGGATTGTTGCCAAGTCGTGCAGAAGGGTTCTCGTTAATGCTATTGGAAGCGCAAGCACATGGGTTGCCAATGGTGGCGAATGACATCAAGTACGGCCCGAGTGACATTATCCAGAATCATCAATCCGGCGAATTAACGACTGACGGTGACGTTAAGCAGTTAACGGCCACGATTGTGGACTTGCTGAAGGACCAAGATAAGTTAGCGAAGTACAGTGCTCAGGCTTATCAGAATGCTAAACGTTATTCGGAAGAAGCCGTGTTCAAGAAGTGGCAAGCGTTGTTGGATTATTTTGCACCTGCTGTGACCAAAGCACAGTAA
- a CDS encoding CapA family protein — MSKITLKQLAEIVDGQWITPPSNLNDTASYFALYGDEVRRNIGPENVFFAMSQEHWRKGTGNTGVYASTFKDNHARIHTIQQFLKVAIVEHRVENVTVPQLLVSNSYDALQKLVTTTANQYAGKTVAVTGSVGKSTTKRLVAYLLSQIGPTTSTIGNHNSRTSVKLQAISHNQAMFNVLEIAGMALNYQEPGCNVGGVSGLLHLDLAILTQVDAGQKGWSAKKTADVKTRLAANLKPDCAFLVNGEIENLTETTDFIKRYTNNIITYGRTPNCDYFGEVTPDGHLEIRHKHEQLVSLMVRGFDDGLITDMIGALAAYDILGGVISEEVADLFDRFCAHTTTRKISRLEVGGHHVTIIDDTHNAELLSIKNFIDFAQHYVTGSNEKKLYIEGRVINLRNISYRTHHEVVQLLNNAGFDKYYLYGPEMDWVVPSVDKSVYGGYCTTPRQMARMIGKELNQDLVIFIKADSRANSIGQVRATLEKQLAYDTGLGSDFAMTGEQQTNKAYIRLGVGRLLVILQVLRRIGQGRLKLSDQITITNGMLKDHSINKVGLKLNERYTIYELITLAITVSAPDVILNLAEYLYGGNHQAFVGLQAYAKKISLSDDTVNNITGRQTRKAQRTYLSDLEKIGHEFLKLPNEVFSLLSAQRTMFGGKIYQKKSQLFKTGKISGSVFLDWREKAGLYFYTDPDGRHVMAFLNNPHQAYADFLAENVIDSGSTQQDSQYPVESTELDHPIVNVLADTYFGEDYTRRRQRRGMEDSLQKYGYSYSFEKIKQFFADDHYNVFNFEAVFASGASPLDGIKPFVLDANAQKSLDEFKKLHFNLAMLGNNHAKDYGSAALVETMAEFKKAGIQTIGAGRNQLKSRKVVELVYKDRQYAIFNGYWYRNPAYNLFDFYAKSNAAGVNCLDTLMAHDIEVYKQAHPSAKVIVSAHWGTDYGEIRDGQRTIAERLALAGADLIIGHGPHRLQPISYAGNAPVLYSIGNGVFNNNGSFDKLKIPPYAAVVRLDLSADKLYWCPIYADNLKTFWQPSFVSDDDFEKINALNPQRFETTKIDDQINAAVIKF, encoded by the coding sequence ATGTCAAAAATAACACTGAAGCAACTTGCAGAAATTGTCGATGGTCAGTGGATAACACCACCAAGTAATCTGAATGACACCGCCAGCTACTTTGCACTGTATGGTGACGAAGTTCGTCGAAATATTGGACCAGAAAATGTGTTTTTTGCGATGTCTCAGGAGCACTGGCGTAAAGGAACTGGAAATACGGGCGTATACGCTTCAACATTCAAGGATAATCATGCTCGTATTCATACGATACAACAATTTTTAAAGGTTGCAATCGTCGAGCACCGGGTTGAAAACGTGACAGTTCCCCAACTATTGGTTTCAAACTCATATGATGCATTACAAAAACTGGTCACCACTACAGCTAATCAGTATGCTGGTAAAACCGTTGCGGTAACTGGATCAGTTGGCAAAAGTACAACAAAACGTTTAGTTGCGTACTTGCTAAGTCAAATTGGACCGACGACTAGCACGATTGGAAATCACAACTCCAGAACTAGTGTGAAGTTGCAAGCCATCAGTCACAATCAAGCTATGTTTAATGTGTTAGAAATCGCTGGAATGGCGCTCAACTATCAAGAACCAGGGTGTAATGTTGGCGGAGTATCGGGTTTACTGCATCTTGATTTAGCGATACTGACGCAAGTTGACGCTGGACAAAAGGGCTGGTCGGCAAAGAAGACGGCTGACGTAAAGACACGTTTGGCAGCAAATTTAAAACCTGATTGCGCCTTTCTAGTGAATGGTGAGATTGAAAATCTGACTGAAACCACTGATTTTATCAAGCGATATACCAATAATATAATTACGTATGGCCGAACGCCAAACTGTGATTATTTTGGTGAAGTAACACCCGATGGTCATCTTGAAATTAGACATAAGCATGAACAGCTGGTTTCACTAATGGTGCGTGGGTTTGATGATGGTCTGATTACTGATATGATTGGTGCCTTAGCCGCATATGATATCTTGGGTGGTGTCATTTCAGAAGAGGTTGCAGACTTATTTGACCGGTTCTGCGCGCATACGACGACAAGAAAAATTAGTCGTCTAGAAGTGGGGGGTCATCATGTGACAATTATCGACGATACGCACAATGCTGAGTTATTATCAATCAAAAATTTTATTGATTTTGCCCAGCATTACGTAACTGGTTCTAATGAAAAAAAGTTGTATATCGAAGGACGTGTCATTAATTTACGGAATATTTCGTACCGTACTCATCATGAGGTCGTTCAATTATTAAATAATGCTGGATTTGATAAGTATTATCTCTATGGACCGGAAATGGACTGGGTGGTTCCTTCGGTAGATAAATCCGTGTATGGTGGTTATTGTACAACGCCACGGCAAATGGCGCGGATGATTGGTAAGGAGTTAAATCAAGATCTAGTAATTTTTATAAAAGCAGATAGTCGAGCAAACTCAATCGGACAAGTACGAGCGACACTTGAAAAACAATTAGCATACGATACTGGACTTGGTAGTGATTTTGCCATGACTGGTGAGCAGCAGACTAATAAAGCGTACATACGCTTAGGCGTTGGTCGGTTATTGGTTATCCTGCAAGTCCTACGAAGAATAGGTCAGGGACGACTCAAGCTATCTGATCAGATTACCATTACAAATGGCATGTTGAAGGACCATAGTATCAATAAAGTTGGTTTAAAGCTGAACGAGCGCTACACAATTTATGAGCTAATAACCCTTGCCATCACAGTCTCAGCTCCTGACGTGATTCTTAATCTGGCAGAATATTTGTACGGGGGCAACCATCAAGCATTCGTTGGTCTTCAAGCCTATGCGAAGAAGATAAGCCTATCTGATGATACAGTTAATAATATTACTGGTCGTCAAACACGCAAAGCGCAAAGAACATATCTTTCTGACTTGGAAAAAATTGGACATGAATTCTTGAAGCTTCCTAACGAAGTATTTAGTTTATTGAGTGCTCAACGGACAATGTTTGGTGGGAAAATCTATCAAAAAAAATCACAGTTATTTAAAACAGGAAAGATTAGTGGTTCGGTATTTCTAGATTGGCGTGAAAAGGCGGGGCTCTATTTCTATACAGATCCGGATGGTCGACATGTTATGGCATTTTTAAATAATCCTCATCAAGCATATGCAGACTTCTTGGCAGAAAATGTCATTGATAGTGGTTCTACTCAGCAAGACTCGCAGTATCCTGTGGAATCGACTGAACTTGATCATCCAATCGTTAATGTATTAGCGGATACTTATTTTGGAGAAGATTATACGCGACGCCGTCAACGAAGAGGCATGGAAGATAGTTTGCAGAAATATGGTTATTCCTATTCTTTCGAGAAAATCAAGCAATTCTTCGCTGATGATCACTATAACGTTTTTAATTTTGAGGCTGTTTTTGCCAGTGGTGCTAGTCCGTTAGATGGCATTAAGCCATTTGTATTAGACGCAAACGCCCAAAAATCGTTAGATGAATTTAAAAAGCTGCATTTCAACTTGGCGATGCTTGGGAATAACCATGCCAAGGATTATGGTAGCGCTGCATTAGTTGAGACCATGGCTGAGTTTAAAAAGGCTGGCATTCAGACTATTGGGGCAGGTCGCAATCAATTAAAGAGCCGAAAAGTCGTAGAACTGGTCTATAAAGATCGGCAATATGCCATTTTTAATGGTTACTGGTATCGAAACCCAGCGTATAATTTATTCGATTTTTATGCTAAATCTAATGCGGCAGGGGTAAATTGTCTGGACACCCTAATGGCGCATGATATTGAAGTGTATAAGCAAGCCCATCCAAGTGCAAAAGTAATTGTGAGCGCTCACTGGGGAACTGATTATGGTGAAATTCGGGACGGTCAGCGTACTATTGCTGAAAGATTAGCGCTGGCTGGCGCTGATTTGATCATTGGTCATGGACCACATCGACTTCAGCCTATCAGTTATGCGGGCAACGCACCGGTACTATATAGTATCGGTAATGGGGTGTTTAATAATAATGGTTCATTTGATAAGTTGAAGATACCACCATATGCTGCCGTGGTGCGTTTAGATCTGTCAGCAGATAAACTGTATTGGTGTCCGATTTATGCTGATAACTTAAAAACTTTTTGGCAGCCAAGCTTCGTTTCTGATGATGATTTTGAGAAGATTAATGCGCTCAACCCTCAAAGGTTTGAAACCACTAAAATTGATGATCAAATCAATGCTGCAGTAATTAAGTTTTGA
- a CDS encoding tRNA (mnm(5)s(2)U34)-methyltransferase gives MNQVVNPGDHVIDATVGNGHDTVYLAKLVGTTGHVDGFDIQPAAIAATTKALTAAGFNHQATLWQTGHEHIADKIAADEPIKCAVFNLGYLPGGDKSIITKPTTTLTAIKAIQERLVTNGLIILLVYAGHPGGAAEAKAVLDYATSLDQHQFQVLQYQFVNQVHVPPYLLAIQKR, from the coding sequence ATGAATCAAGTCGTCAATCCTGGTGATCACGTGATTGACGCCACGGTCGGCAACGGCCATGATACGGTCTATCTCGCCAAGCTAGTCGGCACGACGGGACACGTGGATGGCTTCGACATTCAGCCCGCTGCCATCGCTGCGACAACCAAAGCATTGACCGCAGCCGGCTTTAATCATCAGGCCACGCTCTGGCAGACCGGCCACGAACACATTGCGGATAAGATTGCCGCGGATGAACCGATTAAATGTGCCGTGTTCAACCTCGGTTACTTACCCGGTGGCGACAAATCGATTATTACGAAACCGACGACCACGTTAACCGCCATCAAAGCGATTCAAGAACGGCTCGTGACCAATGGCCTGATTATTCTATTGGTCTACGCTGGTCACCCCGGTGGCGCCGCTGAAGCTAAGGCGGTCTTAGATTACGCCACAAGTCTGGACCAGCATCAATTCCAAGTCCTTCAGTACCAATTCGTCAATCAGGTCCACGTCCCACCGTATCTGTTGGCGATTCAAAAACGATAA
- a CDS encoding phosphatase PAP2 family protein, whose product MKQRAWRHSDWVMAVIFLIWLGWTAAVWQRATWLVQFDTHVANFWHASPQWFQRIMVGYTQLGNPHAITLITLLIGATIWLRHDQRATLFFWGNTWILAGYGNYLVKQVIQRPRPTAWRLLEIGGYSYPSGHSTTTTVLIGSLLVLAFDYWHRQPKTNLLAVLGCAAILLMMISRVVVGVHYPSDTIGGLLLGSVLLYISTRLSGPYRHGPLKRPS is encoded by the coding sequence TTGAAACAACGCGCTTGGCGACATTCCGACTGGGTAATGGCCGTGATTTTTCTCATTTGGTTAGGCTGGACGGCCGCGGTCTGGCAACGGGCCACCTGGCTAGTCCAATTCGACACCCACGTCGCCAACTTCTGGCATGCGAGCCCACAGTGGTTTCAACGAATAATGGTCGGCTACACCCAACTCGGCAATCCACACGCGATTACGCTCATCACACTGCTGATTGGGGCGACCATCTGGCTTCGTCATGACCAGCGCGCCACCCTATTTTTCTGGGGAAACACCTGGATCTTGGCTGGTTATGGCAACTACTTGGTCAAACAGGTCATTCAACGGCCACGCCCAACCGCCTGGCGCCTGCTAGAAATTGGCGGCTACAGCTACCCCAGCGGACACTCCACGACAACGACCGTCTTAATCGGTAGCCTGCTCGTGCTCGCGTTCGATTATTGGCATCGCCAGCCCAAGACAAATCTGCTCGCCGTGCTCGGTTGTGCGGCGATCCTGCTAATGATGATTAGCCGCGTCGTCGTTGGCGTTCACTATCCGAGCGATACAATTGGTGGTCTTTTACTGGGAAGTGTTTTACTATATATAAGTACGCGTTTGAGCGGCCCCTATCGACACGGACCACTCAAGCGACCATCTTAA
- the leuS gene encoding leucine--tRNA ligase: MAYNHKVIERKWQHYWKENKTFKTLDTTDKKKYYALDMFPYPSGQGLHVGHPEGYTATDIMSRFKRMQGYNVLHPMGWDAFGLPAEQYALKTGHNPKDFTAKNIKNFKRQIRSLGFSYDWDREVNTTDPSYYKWTQWIFEQLYKKGLAYESETLVNWAPDMMGGTVVSNEEVVDGKTERGGYDVYRVPMKQWSLKITAYADRLIDDLDDIDWPENIKEQQRNWIGRSVGASIRFKVADQPEDTEIEVFSTRPDTLFGASYMVLAPEHDLVEQLTTPEQADAIEAYKQKIASKSDLERTDLNKDKTGVFTGSYGINPVNGEKLPIWIADYVLASYGTGAIMAVPAHDDRDFEFAKKFDLPIKPVIAGDNDYDQQAYTGDGEHINSGFVDGLAKQPAIDKMIDWLGEHHAGEKKVNYRLRDWIFSRQRYWGEPIPVIHWEDGETTLVPEDELPLRLPATKNLEPSGTGESPLANIDDWVNVVDENGRKGKRETNTMPQWAGSSWYFLRYVDPHNREALADYDKLKYWSPVDLYVGGAEHAVLHLLYARFWHKFLYDLGVVPTKEPFQKLVNQGMILGDNHEKMSKSRGNVVNPDDIVDQYGADTLRLYEMFMGPLEASIPWSTDGLHGANKWIERVWRLMIDENNRVRDRVTTINDGKLTKVYNETVKKVTEDYEAMRFNVAISQMMVFVNEAYKVDDLPIIYIEGFVKLLSPIAPHLCEELWSLLGHDDTITYAAWPTYDESKLVEDTVEVVLQVNGKVRSHAKVAKDMGKDELEKLALADDKIQEFTAGKTVRKVIAIPGKLVNVVAN, from the coding sequence ATGGCATACAACCATAAAGTCATTGAACGCAAATGGCAACATTATTGGAAGGAAAACAAAACCTTCAAAACACTCGACACAACGGATAAGAAGAAGTATTACGCCTTAGACATGTTCCCATACCCATCGGGCCAAGGGTTACACGTTGGACATCCAGAAGGTTATACCGCGACGGATATTATGTCACGGTTCAAGCGGATGCAAGGCTACAACGTCTTACATCCAATGGGGTGGGACGCATTCGGCCTTCCCGCAGAACAATATGCGCTCAAGACGGGCCACAACCCGAAGGACTTTACGGCTAAGAACATCAAAAACTTCAAACGCCAGATTCGCTCACTTGGTTTTTCATATGACTGGGACCGCGAAGTCAATACGACTGACCCTAGCTACTACAAGTGGACGCAGTGGATTTTTGAACAGCTCTACAAGAAGGGCTTAGCTTATGAATCTGAAACGTTAGTCAACTGGGCGCCTGATATGATGGGCGGGACCGTCGTTTCTAACGAAGAAGTTGTTGATGGCAAGACGGAACGTGGTGGTTATGACGTTTACCGGGTCCCAATGAAGCAATGGAGTCTCAAAATCACGGCTTACGCTGACCGGTTGATCGATGACTTGGATGACATCGACTGGCCAGAAAACATCAAGGAACAACAACGCAACTGGATTGGCCGTTCCGTTGGGGCCTCGATTCGTTTCAAAGTAGCCGACCAACCAGAAGACACGGAAATCGAAGTCTTCTCAACGCGCCCGGACACGTTATTTGGGGCCAGCTACATGGTCTTGGCACCAGAACACGACTTAGTTGAACAATTGACGACGCCCGAACAAGCGGATGCCATCGAAGCCTACAAGCAGAAGATCGCTAGCAAGTCTGACCTCGAACGGACTGACTTGAACAAGGACAAGACCGGGGTCTTCACTGGTAGTTACGGTATCAATCCAGTCAACGGTGAAAAATTACCAATCTGGATTGCTGATTACGTCCTGGCTTCATACGGGACGGGGGCAATCATGGCTGTGCCTGCTCACGATGACCGTGACTTTGAATTCGCCAAGAAGTTCGATTTGCCAATCAAACCAGTCATTGCGGGTGATAACGACTATGACCAACAAGCTTACACGGGTGATGGCGAACATATCAACTCTGGCTTTGTTGATGGCCTCGCTAAGCAACCTGCCATTGACAAGATGATCGACTGGTTAGGCGAACATCATGCCGGTGAAAAGAAGGTCAACTACCGCCTACGCGACTGGATCTTCTCACGGCAACGTTACTGGGGCGAACCAATTCCAGTTATTCACTGGGAAGACGGCGAGACGACCTTGGTGCCTGAAGACGAATTACCATTACGTCTACCAGCAACGAAGAACCTGGAACCATCCGGGACAGGTGAAAGCCCACTCGCTAACATCGATGACTGGGTTAACGTGGTCGACGAAAATGGGCGGAAGGGTAAACGTGAAACTAACACGATGCCACAATGGGCGGGGAGTTCATGGTACTTCCTGCGCTACGTTGATCCACATAACCGTGAAGCCTTAGCCGATTACGACAAGCTGAAGTACTGGTCACCAGTTGACTTGTATGTCGGTGGCGCTGAACATGCCGTCTTGCATTTACTCTATGCCCGTTTCTGGCACAAGTTCTTGTATGACCTAGGTGTTGTCCCAACCAAGGAACCATTCCAGAAGTTAGTCAACCAAGGGATGATTCTTGGGGACAACCACGAAAAGATGTCCAAGTCACGCGGTAACGTGGTCAATCCAGATGACATCGTTGACCAATATGGTGCCGATACGCTGCGGTTATACGAAATGTTCATGGGACCGTTAGAAGCTTCAATTCCGTGGAGTACCGATGGGTTACACGGTGCCAATAAGTGGATCGAACGTGTTTGGCGGTTAATGATTGACGAAAACAACCGCGTTCGCGACCGGGTCACGACCATCAATGACGGTAAACTCACTAAGGTTTACAATGAAACGGTCAAGAAGGTCACCGAAGACTACGAGGCAATGCGGTTTAACGTCGCCATCTCACAGATGATGGTCTTCGTGAACGAAGCCTACAAGGTAGACGATTTGCCAATCATTTATATTGAAGGATTCGTCAAACTCCTGTCACCAATCGCGCCACACTTGTGTGAAGAATTATGGTCACTATTAGGCCATGACGACACCATCACGTACGCGGCTTGGCCAACTTATGATGAATCTAAGTTGGTTGAAGATACCGTCGAAGTGGTCCTCCAAGTCAATGGTAAGGTCCGTTCCCACGCAAAAGTTGCGAAGGATATGGGTAAGGACGAGCTTGAAAAATTAGCGCTCGCCGACGACAAGATTCAGGAATTCACTGCCGGCAAGACTGTCCGGAAAGTCATCGCCATTCCTGGCAAGTTAGTCAACGTGGTTGCTAACTAA
- a CDS encoding putative polysaccharide biosynthesis protein: protein MSEESKANQPKTTHVNSEAEAHQKMVRGSAWMTAGSLFSRVLGAIYIIPWVIWMGADYTQGNALYAKGYNIYSFFLLIAIGGIPSAISKQLSEYNAMNEYAVGQRLFKRGLLLTSAFGIVGAIILWFGAGAISTAFGGYDANLIPVLHALAIALVILPSMSLTRGFFQGYQQMAPSAISQFVEQVFRVIYMLGATYFIMRVAHGDWVDAVTQSTFAAFVGAAASFLLLGWYYFRKRPELNALAAQSENQLVIPVWQLFRDIIIQAIPFIVIDTATTVFNLLDQATFQPMMRLIFHLGTKQIDTLYAYFAFNANKLVMIIVSLASAIAVTVVPILSESLASHNMRNIRKQLEDSIILFLFIMIPGALGMAAVAQPLNTLFYSYDQIGTLILQISAFTAIALGFFTVISALMQGLSRNRDIIRYYLIGLLVKIIIQFPCIYFLSTAGPLVATAIGMMVASLMAMYDLEVNFGIRYVKLLPKINRILVYSILTYATARLVVYGLNFILNEHSKTQSFLIVALAVIAGGAVYVYLALRSRMADLMIGTKAAGLRRKLRIK, encoded by the coding sequence ATGTCTGAGGAATCAAAAGCTAATCAGCCCAAGACAACACACGTGAACTCCGAAGCTGAAGCGCACCAAAAGATGGTCCGGGGCTCAGCTTGGATGACGGCTGGGAGCCTCTTTTCACGGGTTCTGGGAGCCATTTACATTATCCCGTGGGTGATCTGGATGGGCGCGGATTATACGCAAGGAAACGCCCTCTATGCCAAAGGGTATAATATTTATAGTTTTTTCTTACTGATTGCTATCGGGGGGATTCCGTCCGCGATTTCCAAGCAGCTTTCCGAATATAATGCGATGAACGAGTACGCGGTTGGTCAGCGGTTATTCAAACGCGGTTTGTTATTGACGTCCGCGTTTGGGATCGTTGGTGCGATTATTTTGTGGTTCGGGGCCGGCGCGATTTCGACGGCGTTCGGGGGCTACGATGCCAACTTGATTCCAGTTCTACATGCACTGGCAATCGCCCTGGTCATCTTGCCGTCCATGTCGTTGACGCGCGGTTTTTTCCAGGGGTACCAGCAGATGGCGCCGTCTGCGATTTCACAATTTGTGGAGCAAGTGTTCCGCGTCATTTACATGTTGGGTGCTACTTACTTTATCATGCGCGTGGCTCACGGTGACTGGGTCGATGCGGTCACACAGTCCACGTTTGCGGCCTTTGTCGGTGCGGCAGCGAGTTTCTTACTGTTAGGCTGGTACTATTTCCGCAAACGGCCAGAACTGAACGCACTGGCTGCCCAGAGTGAGAACCAACTGGTGATTCCTGTCTGGCAGTTGTTCCGCGACATCATTATCCAAGCGATTCCGTTTATCGTCATTGATACGGCGACGACGGTGTTCAACTTGTTAGACCAAGCGACGTTCCAGCCAATGATGCGCCTTATTTTCCATTTAGGCACCAAACAAATCGATACCTTGTACGCTTACTTTGCGTTTAACGCCAATAAACTGGTTATGATTATCGTCTCGTTGGCCTCCGCGATTGCGGTCACGGTCGTTCCGATTTTATCTGAATCGTTAGCCAGTCATAATATGCGTAATATTCGCAAACAACTGGAAGATTCCATTATCCTGTTCCTATTTATCATGATTCCAGGGGCGTTAGGGATGGCTGCGGTGGCGCAACCACTGAACACGCTGTTCTATAGTTACGACCAGATTGGTACGTTGATTTTACAGATTTCGGCGTTTACGGCGATTGCCCTCGGGTTCTTCACGGTGATTTCAGCGCTGATGCAAGGCTTGTCACGGAACCGGGACATTATCCGGTACTATCTGATTGGCTTATTGGTCAAGATCATTATTCAGTTCCCATGTATTTACTTCCTGTCGACGGCCGGTCCATTAGTGGCGACTGCAATCGGGATGATGGTTGCAAGTCTGATGGCGATGTACGATTTGGAAGTCAACTTTGGTATTCGGTACGTCAAGTTATTGCCAAAAATCAACCGAATTTTGGTCTATTCAATTTTGACATACGCCACTGCACGGCTGGTCGTTTACGGTCTAAACTTCATTTTGAATGAACATAGTAAGACCCAGTCGTTCTTGATCGTTGCACTGGCTGTTATCGCCGGTGGGGCAGTCTACGTTTATTTGGCGCTGCGCTCACGGATGGCAGACTTGATGATTGGGACCAAGGCAGCCGGTTTACGACGGAAACTAAGAATTAAATAG
- a CDS encoding pseudouridine synthase has protein sequence MRVDKFLHAMRIGTRTQVRRLIKDGHITANGEPVISGKQQIDPGNDAVFLDDAPVRYQQYFYYVMNKPVGVITATTDASAKTVMDLFNTTDFRDDLFPVGRLDKDTEGILVITNDGALSHDLLSPNHHVTKVYQAEVTGEITAAQLAAFNDGITLKDGTELQPAQAEIIQFHEIENFTTIEIKIHEGKYHQVKRMVGTLGERVVGLRRIKFGSLTLPVGLLAGNYRALTDDEVAALKADAHQPVGE, from the coding sequence ATGCGAGTAGATAAATTTTTACATGCAATGCGAATTGGAACACGGACTCAGGTGCGGCGCTTGATCAAGGATGGTCATATCACCGCAAATGGCGAACCCGTGATTTCGGGCAAACAACAGATTGATCCCGGCAACGATGCGGTCTTTTTAGACGACGCGCCGGTCCGGTATCAACAATATTTTTATTATGTGATGAACAAGCCGGTCGGGGTGATTACGGCGACGACGGATGCTTCGGCCAAAACGGTCATGGATCTCTTCAATACGACTGATTTCCGCGATGACTTATTTCCAGTCGGACGCTTGGACAAGGATACGGAGGGCATCTTGGTGATTACCAACGATGGCGCTTTGTCCCACGACCTCTTATCGCCCAATCACCACGTCACGAAAGTTTATCAGGCTGAAGTGACTGGTGAGATTACAGCGGCCCAACTGGCTGCATTTAATGACGGTATCACGTTAAAGGATGGCACTGAATTACAGCCGGCTCAAGCAGAAATCATTCAGTTCCATGAGATTGAGAACTTTACCACGATTGAAATCAAGATTCATGAAGGTAAGTATCACCAAGTCAAACGAATGGTCGGCACCCTCGGTGAACGGGTCGTCGGTTTACGCCGCATCAAATTCGGGTCACTGACGTTGCCGGTTGGCTTGTTGGCGGGGAACTATCGCGCGCTGACGGACGATGAAGTCGCTGCTTTGAAGGCGGATGCGCATCAACCGGTCGGCGAATAA